The following coding sequences lie in one Rutidosis leptorrhynchoides isolate AG116_Rl617_1_P2 chromosome 4, CSIRO_AGI_Rlap_v1, whole genome shotgun sequence genomic window:
- the LOC139842255 gene encoding uncharacterized protein, which produces MAEKMGIKSLKVSVDSQLVANQMNGTFEARDPVIQKYLRLTEEMANKFEFFSITQVPRSMNKKADALSKLATSVFSHFSKDVWVEVLCQKSTDVVQEVAPVEEVETWMSPIITYLKTRTLPVDGAAARKIRMKAPLYMLREGVLFKKSFTAPLLRCVGPNEAETIVREVHEGTCCMHAGFRTVVGKIMRLRYFLPSMYRDMKEIIKACVSCQHQAPQIHMPAHELIPITSAWPFYKWAIDLVGTFPDGNHLVVAIDFFIK; this is translated from the exons ATGGCTGAGAAGATGGGGATTAAAAGCCTGAAGGTATCGGTTGATTCTCAGCTCGTGGCGAATCAGATGAACGGGACGTTTGAAGCTAGAGATCCAGTCATTCAGAAATATTTGAGATTGACGGAGGAAATGGCCAACAAATTTGAGTTTTTCTCAATAACGCAAGTACCGCGATCCATGAATAAAAAAGCCGACGCGCTTAGTAAACTCGCAACAAGCGTGTTCAGTCACTTCTCCAAAGACGTTTGGGTGGAGGTCCTATGTCAAAAGTCCACTGACGTGGTACAG GAAGTGGCCCCCGTAGAGGAGGTCGAGACATGGATGAGTCCCATCATTACATATCTTAAGACCAGGACGTTGCCAGTTGATGGGGCAGCGGCGCGTAAGATTCGTATGAAAGCACCTTTGTACATGTTAAGGGAGGGAGTTTTGTTCAAGAAATCCTTCACGGCACCACTTTTAAGATGTGTCGGTCCGAATGAGGCAGAAACAATCGTAAGGGAGGTGCATGAAGGGACTTGTTGCATGCACGCAGGGTTTAGGACCGTTGTGGGAAAGATAATGCGGTTAAGGTATTTTTTGCCTTCAATGTACCGTGACATGAAAGAAATCATTAAAGCTTGTGTTTCATGCCAACATCAAGCTCCGCAAATTCACATGCCGGCACATGAGCTAATCCCCATCACGTCTGCTTGGCCTTTTTACAAATGGGCGATTGATTTGGTAGGAACCTTCCCGGATGGAAACCACCTGGTCGTTGCAATTGACTTTTTCATTAAGTGA